From Maylandia zebra isolate NMK-2024a linkage group LG11, Mzebra_GT3a, whole genome shotgun sequence, one genomic window encodes:
- the tmod4 gene encoding tropomodulin-4, with protein sequence MSDPRDIDEDAILKGLSAAELDQLEYELQEMDPENAMLPAGFRQRDQTKKTPTGPFDRDALMKHLEKQAMEHEDREDLVPFTGEKKGKPFVAKKAPEIPLHEQVILEPELEEALKNATDAEMCDIAAILGMYTLMSNKQYYDALGTTGTIANTEGINSVVKPDPFKVFPEEPPNPTNVEETLERIHNNDSSLTEVNLNNIKDIPIPTLKEIFEAMKGNSHVEFLSIAATRSNDPVAYACAEMLQENTSLQSLNIESNFITADGMMAIIKAMANNATLMELKIDNQRQKLGDSVEMEIASMLENNSSILRFGYHFTQQGPRARAAMAITRNNDMIRQQRLR encoded by the exons ATGTCAGACCCCAGGGACATTGATGAGGATGCCATCCTCAAAGGCCTTAGTGCCGCGGAGCTGGATCAGCTGGAGTATGAGCTGCAGGAGATGGACCCTGAG AATGCCATGCTGCCGGCTGGCTTTCGGCAACGAGATCAGACAAAGAAGACCCCGACGGGGCCATTTGACCGTGACGCCCTGATGAAGCACCTGGAGAAGCAGGCCATGGAGCACGAGGACAGGGAGGACCTGGTGCCCTTCACCGGTGAAAAGAAAG GAAAGCCTTTTGTGGCCAAGAAAGCACCAGAGATCCCCCTGCATGAGCAGGTGATCCTGGAACCAGAGCTAGAGGAGGCCTTGAAAAATGCCACTGATGCAGAGATGTGCGATATTGCAG CTATCCTTGGAATGTACACGCTGATGAGTAACAAGCAGTACTACGATGCTCTGGGCACCACAGGCACCATCGCCAACACCGAGGGCATCAACA GCGTTGTGAAACCAGATCCTTTCAAGGTCTTCCCTGAAGAACCTCCAAACCCCACCAATGTGGAGGAAACCCTGGAGAGAATTCACAACAATGATAGCAGTCTGACTGAAGTCAACCTTAACAACATCAAG GACATTCCCATCCCAACACTAAAAGAGATCTTTGAAGCGATGAAAGGAAACTCTCACGTGGAGTTTCTGAGCATCGCTGCAACCCGAAGCAACGACCCTGTGGCATAT GCATGCGCTGAGATGCTGCAGGAGAACACCAGCTTACAGAGTCTTAACATCGAGTCTAACTTCATCACTGCAGACGGCATGATGGCGATCATCAAAGCAATGGCTAATAACGCCACACTGATGGAGCTCAAGATTGACAACCAG CGACAAAAACTTGGAGACTCAGTTGAGATGGAGATTGCCTCCATGTTGGAGAACAACTCCAGTATCCTGAGATTTGGCTACCACTTCACCCAGCAGGGTCCCCGAGCCAGAGCCGCCATGGCCATCACACGAAACAATGACATGA TTCGTCAGCAAAGATTAAGATGA